In Promicromonospora sp. Populi, one genomic interval encodes:
- a CDS encoding DUF6284 family protein: MGSLNQTYTALDVSDVEPSFTDLAAIAAEEPVISAEVAVVDAECRLAMSSDEVAIRAHRRAVLALNVAMRTAVETSTNRTASTAPVFAPGDPLSTARRVVIRPATRTA; encoded by the coding sequence ATGGGCTCGCTGAACCAGACCTACACCGCCCTTGACGTCTCCGACGTCGAGCCGTCGTTCACCGACCTCGCGGCCATCGCCGCCGAGGAACCGGTCATCTCCGCTGAGGTCGCCGTGGTGGACGCCGAGTGCCGCCTGGCGATGTCGTCCGACGAGGTCGCGATCAGGGCTCACCGCCGCGCGGTGCTGGCGCTGAACGTCGCCATGCGAACGGCTGTGGAGACCAGCACTAACCGCACCGCGTCTACGGCCCCGGTGTTCGCGCCGGGTGACCCGCTGTCCACGGCCCGCCGGGTCGTCATCCGTCCTGCCACCCGCACTGCCTGA
- a CDS encoding GntR family transcriptional regulator, with amino-acid sequence MSLLDPDDPRPPYQQVAAALRAAILTRTIAPGDKLPSQKELGERYGVARMTVQQALRILKDDGLVTSRQGSGMYARERTERPVGLRPHLEKAFEEDDVRIDFVGYTAETLHGAIAEPLDKIRTGRLTPKSIHLRLLVSDMTARLALPAATSGDDDESARTRQRMADIGARHISAVRDSVLELADLELVPTVTVETRSFGSAPVFKAYVINGDVAFFGFYPVVTHDVRVNGEKVSIFDPMGKDAVLFHYTDDGDPESIESTFVVQVREWFDSVWNSVATEVTQ; translated from the coding sequence ATGAGCCTTCTCGACCCTGACGACCCGCGTCCGCCCTACCAGCAAGTCGCGGCGGCACTCCGCGCCGCGATCCTCACGCGCACCATCGCGCCAGGCGACAAACTGCCGTCCCAGAAAGAACTGGGAGAGCGCTACGGCGTAGCGCGTATGACCGTTCAGCAGGCACTACGCATCCTCAAAGACGACGGGCTCGTGACGTCCCGGCAGGGGAGTGGGATGTACGCACGCGAGCGGACCGAGCGACCCGTTGGGCTCCGCCCACATCTCGAAAAGGCCTTCGAAGAGGACGACGTCCGGATCGACTTCGTGGGCTACACCGCCGAGACACTCCACGGTGCAATCGCGGAGCCGCTCGACAAGATCCGGACAGGCCGCCTCACGCCCAAGTCGATCCATCTGCGGCTCCTGGTGTCGGACATGACCGCGCGGCTGGCGCTGCCAGCCGCGACGAGTGGAGACGACGACGAGAGCGCCCGAACCCGACAGCGCATGGCAGATATCGGCGCACGGCACATCAGCGCCGTCAGAGACTCAGTGCTCGAACTCGCAGACCTCGAACTCGTCCCCACAGTCACGGTCGAGACCCGATCGTTCGGCTCCGCGCCGGTCTTCAAGGCGTACGTCATCAACGGCGATGTCGCCTTCTTCGGCTTCTACCCAGTGGTCACACACGACGTCAGGGTCAACGGCGAAAAGGTCAGCATCTTCGACCCGATGGGCAAAGACGCCGTCCTCTTCCACTACACCGACGACGGCGACCCGGAGTCGATCGAGTCAACGTTCGTCGTGCAGGTCCGCGAGTGGTTCGACAGCGTCTGGAACAGCGTGGCGACAGAGGTGACTCAATGA
- a CDS encoding HAD family hydrolase produces the protein MTDAAQLLNEAAAVLLDFDGPVTPLMPAPANMHAADAARQALTAHGAVLPGDIAVTSDHLAVIRWAGTHGPEALADVENACTAAEIDSARTCTPTPGAHELLAALHATGTPVVIVSNNAAEPIHAYLERHGLTAYVRDVVGRPYLRPDLMKPDPHTVHRALTIAEASARRAVLIGDSVSDIEVARAAGVRSIGYAKTQQRGAELREAGADAVTDNMASLTSESGSRR, from the coding sequence ATGACCGATGCCGCACAGCTCCTCAACGAGGCGGCCGCCGTACTCCTCGACTTCGACGGCCCAGTCACACCGCTCATGCCCGCGCCGGCCAACATGCACGCCGCCGACGCGGCCCGACAGGCGCTCACCGCCCACGGCGCCGTCCTGCCCGGCGACATCGCGGTGACGTCGGACCACCTCGCTGTCATCCGCTGGGCCGGGACGCACGGACCAGAAGCCCTCGCCGACGTCGAGAACGCATGTACAGCCGCAGAGATCGACTCCGCCCGGACCTGCACACCCACGCCCGGTGCGCACGAGCTCCTAGCCGCTCTCCACGCCACTGGAACGCCGGTCGTCATCGTTAGCAACAACGCCGCAGAACCGATCCACGCCTACCTCGAACGCCATGGCCTGACGGCGTACGTGCGCGACGTCGTCGGGCGCCCATACCTCCGCCCGGACCTCATGAAACCTGACCCGCACACCGTGCACCGCGCACTGACCATTGCGGAGGCCAGCGCGCGGCGCGCGGTCCTCATAGGTGACTCTGTGTCCGATATCGAGGTGGCCAGGGCAGCAGGCGTCCGCTCTATCGGATACGCCAAGACGCAGCAACGGGGAGCGGAGTTGCGCGAGGCTGGCGCGGACGCCGTTACGGACAACATGGCCAGTCTCACCAGCGAGAGCGGGTCACGTCGCTGA
- a CDS encoding NYN domain-containing protein yields the protein MSSKGRARVYIDGFNLYYGALKGTKEKWLDLSCWSAMLLPGYTVDRIVYCTARVSPRPHDPDTHVRQDAYIRALATLANVHVIEGKFNVSKPWMHRVPGAKCDCCGGLVAACACCSNDSVQVVKTEEKGSDVNLAVQLVSDGFQDLFDTAFVVSDDSDIQPAVDVVRGQLGKRVVVADPRNRPHPSLVGDDRRKIRRPALEQSQFASPVIDAVGREIARPAGWG from the coding sequence ATGTCATCGAAGGGCCGTGCGCGGGTGTATATCGACGGGTTCAACCTGTATTACGGCGCGCTCAAGGGCACGAAGGAGAAGTGGCTCGACCTCTCGTGCTGGAGCGCCATGCTGCTCCCTGGCTACACCGTCGACCGCATCGTGTACTGCACCGCACGAGTCTCACCGCGCCCCCATGACCCCGACACGCATGTTCGCCAAGACGCGTACATCCGCGCCTTGGCGACACTGGCCAACGTCCATGTCATTGAGGGTAAGTTCAACGTGTCGAAGCCTTGGATGCATCGAGTTCCAGGGGCTAAGTGCGACTGCTGCGGGGGACTCGTGGCAGCGTGCGCGTGCTGCTCCAACGACAGCGTGCAAGTCGTGAAAACTGAGGAGAAGGGCTCGGACGTCAACCTCGCGGTGCAGTTGGTCTCGGACGGCTTCCAGGACCTCTTCGATACTGCATTCGTCGTGAGCGACGACTCCGACATCCAGCCCGCGGTAGATGTGGTCCGTGGCCAGCTGGGCAAGCGCGTGGTCGTCGCTGATCCGCGGAACCGTCCGCATCCATCACTGGTCGGGGACGACCGCCGCAAGATTCGCCGTCCTGCGCTTGAGCAGTCACAGTTCGCGAGTCCAGTGATCGACGCAGTCGGCAGGGAGATCGCCCGACCTGCCGGTTGGGGATAA
- a CDS encoding nuclear transport factor 2 family protein yields MPHDRQPRRGHARGAQHPDRAHRNAGTFRGEGLERGRPLLGEPYVQHNPTMPNGLEGLRTVAPQLAGFSWTPARIAAQGDLVMTHSRVLGWAPEPVVIVDIFRLKDSRIVEHWDVVQTEVPSTESINGNPMV; encoded by the coding sequence ATGCCTCATGACCGACAACCCCGAAGGGGGCACGCTCGAGGAGCGCAACACCCAGATCGCGCTCACCGCAATGCGGGAACTTTTCGCGGAGAAGGACTCGAGCGCGGTCGACCGCTACTGGGCGAGCCCTACGTCCAGCACAATCCCACCATGCCCAATGGGCTCGAGGGACTCCGCACTGTCGCCCCACAACTTGCAGGGTTCTCGTGGACCCCTGCTCGCATCGCGGCTCAGGGCGACCTGGTGATGACACACAGTCGAGTACTCGGTTGGGCCCCGGAACCGGTAGTCATCGTCGACATATTCAGGCTCAAGGACAGCCGCATCGTGGAGCACTGGGATGTCGTCCAGACCGAGGTGCCGTCGACCGAATCCATCAACGGAAACCCGATGGTCTGA
- a CDS encoding MarR family winged helix-turn-helix transcriptional regulator, with translation MLNETESRAWRNVAMMLHLVETMLEQQVQREAGISHAHYKILVLLSESPDHTVQLKTLAQTLQFSISRVSHAVTRLETLGMVARSPAPQTGKVFQATLTGAGLDVLNRVRPIQAEAIRRHIFGPLAEGEVERLDQDAAAIVSELTQLWRP, from the coding sequence ATGCTCAACGAAACAGAGAGTCGAGCCTGGCGCAACGTGGCCATGATGCTCCACCTCGTAGAGACGATGCTGGAACAGCAGGTGCAGCGGGAGGCGGGGATCTCCCATGCCCACTACAAGATATTGGTACTGCTGAGCGAATCCCCCGACCACACTGTGCAGCTCAAGACGCTGGCGCAGACACTGCAGTTCTCGATCAGCAGGGTCTCTCATGCGGTCACCCGGCTCGAAACACTCGGCATGGTCGCGCGCTCACCGGCCCCACAAACGGGCAAGGTCTTTCAGGCGACGCTCACCGGGGCCGGCCTAGACGTGCTGAACCGGGTGAGGCCGATCCAAGCAGAAGCGATTCGGCGACACATATTCGGACCGCTGGCCGAGGGCGAGGTCGAGAGGCTGGATCAAGATGCCGCCGCTATCGTCAGCGAGCTGACTCAGCTGTGGCGGCCCTAG
- a CDS encoding DUF2809 domain-containing protein has protein sequence MNAETSGGPSLPLDAETRRGARLRRRVGPALAAVVTVAAGLSVRSVLDGDLAKYAGDALYALLIFWLVLVVAPRTRGWVAAVTAFVVSAAVELFQLTGIPAELGTHSTLARLVLGTTFNAPDLPFYAVGAALGWALHRTARAVLMQAARAATAESAR, from the coding sequence ATGAACGCTGAGACATCTGGCGGACCGTCGCTCCCGCTCGACGCCGAGACGCGGCGTGGGGCGAGGCTGCGACGCCGGGTGGGCCCCGCCCTCGCAGCCGTGGTGACGGTAGCCGCCGGGCTGTCCGTGCGGTCGGTGCTCGACGGCGACCTGGCGAAGTACGCGGGCGACGCGCTCTACGCGCTGCTGATCTTCTGGCTCGTGCTCGTGGTGGCGCCGCGCACGCGCGGGTGGGTGGCCGCCGTGACGGCATTCGTGGTGAGCGCCGCCGTCGAGCTCTTCCAGCTCACCGGTATCCCCGCCGAACTGGGCACGCACAGCACGCTCGCCCGGCTGGTGCTCGGCACCACTTTCAACGCGCCCGACCTGCCGTTCTACGCGGTCGGCGCGGCGCTGGGGTGGGCGTTGCACCGAACAGCCCGCGCAGTGCTGATGCAAGCAGCTAGGGCCGCCACAGCTGAGTCAGCTCGCTGA
- the zapE gene encoding cell division protein ZapE, translated as MPSTPIRDAAGAAGYVLDPAQLAAAEHLEGLLETIRTGVGRRPSAVGHGAYLWGPVGRGKTWLLDRFHSLAGGPRFHFHEFYRVLHTELWARTGTPDAMDRALDALLGDTRVLCFDELHLHDAGDAMLLSRALRTLLGRGVTLVATSNYPPQGLLPDPLFHQLAEPLIALLESSLQVLEVDGPVDYRQLRVPDAAPVTPGWRVGSVLVPGSARDLAEAGLVRPTPGEAVDVPLSGGRSVRALRASDGSVWFDFVGLCAAPVSALDLLSLAERFGRWVVSDVVPFTDCHVSTQQRFVSLVDVLYDRDLPLVVTAPGPLAEVLAVSAGRPTPPDLVRATSRLRQLWQAAPLSGAHER; from the coding sequence ATGCCGTCCACGCCGATCCGCGACGCCGCCGGCGCCGCGGGGTACGTGCTCGACCCAGCGCAGCTGGCCGCGGCGGAGCACCTTGAGGGCCTGCTGGAGACCATACGCACGGGGGTCGGGCGCCGGCCCAGCGCCGTCGGGCACGGCGCGTATCTTTGGGGTCCGGTGGGCCGCGGCAAGACCTGGCTCCTGGACCGCTTCCACAGCCTCGCGGGTGGCCCGCGCTTCCACTTCCACGAGTTCTATCGCGTGCTGCACACGGAGCTGTGGGCGCGCACCGGCACACCCGACGCCATGGACCGCGCGCTGGACGCGCTGCTCGGGGACACGCGGGTGCTCTGCTTCGACGAGCTCCACCTGCACGACGCTGGGGACGCCATGCTGCTCTCCCGCGCCCTGCGCACCTTGCTCGGCCGCGGAGTGACGCTCGTCGCGACGTCGAACTATCCGCCCCAGGGCCTGCTCCCGGACCCGCTGTTCCACCAGCTCGCGGAGCCCCTCATCGCCCTGCTGGAGTCGTCGCTGCAAGTGCTGGAGGTGGACGGTCCAGTGGACTACCGCCAGCTGCGCGTGCCCGACGCCGCCCCGGTCACTCCGGGCTGGCGTGTCGGGTCGGTGCTGGTGCCGGGTTCGGCGCGCGATCTGGCGGAAGCGGGCCTGGTCCGGCCGACGCCGGGCGAGGCGGTGGACGTTCCGTTGAGCGGTGGCCGGAGCGTGCGTGCGCTCCGGGCGTCCGACGGTTCCGTGTGGTTCGACTTTGTCGGTCTCTGCGCCGCGCCGGTGTCCGCGCTGGACCTGCTGTCGCTGGCGGAGCGGTTCGGCCGGTGGGTGGTGTCCGACGTCGTACCGTTCACCGACTGCCATGTGAGCACGCAGCAGCGGTTCGTGAGCCTCGTGGACGTGCTCTACGACCGGGACCTGCCGCTGGTGGTGACGGCGCCGGGTCCGCTGGCCGAGGTGCTGGCAGTGTCCGCCGGACGGCCGACCCCGCCTGACCTGGTCCGCGCGACGAGCCGCCTGCGGCAGCTCTGGCAGGCAGCGCCGCTGAGCGGTGCGCATGAACGCTGA
- the def gene encoding peptide deformylase: MAWTRARRRKPVTYLLGEPVEEYPATAPEVDRGRVLRITEIGEPVLHNPARTVEKFSTPELARLIDDLFATMESAQGVGLAAPQIGVDLRVFVFDLTDSSGDRHVGHVVNPVLETDPAAEPETEEEGCLSIIGAYEPLERPGAATVRGVDQHGAPVQLSGTGFLARCFIHESQHLDGTLYWDHLSADLQADALEQRDEERDEIIAERREIAIELDKTPPDYPPKPAGGR, encoded by the coding sequence ATGGCATGGACCCGCGCCCGACGGCGCAAGCCCGTCACCTATCTGCTCGGCGAACCGGTTGAGGAGTACCCGGCGACCGCCCCCGAGGTGGACCGCGGCCGGGTGCTGCGCATCACCGAGATCGGTGAGCCGGTGCTGCACAACCCGGCCCGGACCGTCGAGAAGTTCTCCACCCCCGAGCTGGCCCGGCTGATCGACGACCTGTTCGCCACGATGGAGTCGGCGCAGGGGGTCGGCCTCGCGGCCCCGCAGATCGGCGTGGACCTCCGGGTCTTCGTGTTCGACCTCACGGACTCGTCGGGCGACCGGCACGTGGGGCACGTGGTGAACCCGGTGCTCGAGACGGATCCCGCAGCCGAGCCCGAGACCGAGGAAGAGGGCTGCCTCTCCATCATCGGCGCGTACGAGCCGCTGGAACGCCCCGGCGCCGCCACGGTGCGCGGCGTCGACCAGCACGGTGCTCCCGTTCAGCTGTCGGGCACGGGATTCCTGGCCCGCTGCTTCATCCACGAGTCGCAGCACCTCGACGGCACCCTGTACTGGGACCACCTGAGCGCCGACCTGCAGGCGGACGCGTTGGAGCAGCGCGACGAGGAGCGCGACGAGATCATCGCGGAGCGGCGCGAGATCGCCATCGAGCTGGACAAGACCCCGCCGGACTACCCGCCCAAACCGGCCGGCGGCCGCTGA
- a CDS encoding alpha/beta family hydrolase produces the protein MTNPAGLLLTPGAGATRDSPALLAVEHTLSDVEPPLPVRRVDFPYRLAGRRMPDRAPVAVGHLRTEAAAWAEELDVAGDRLLLGGRSYGGRMCSMAVAEGLPAAGLVLLSYPLHPPGRPEKLRVEHFGQITVPTLFVSGDKDPFGTPGELAEHVAAIPGPVTTVTLSGAHDMRGVAREKAVAQAVANWIAVLWA, from the coding sequence GTGACCAACCCCGCGGGCCTCCTGCTGACACCCGGCGCGGGCGCGACCCGGGACAGTCCGGCGCTACTCGCCGTCGAGCACACCCTGTCCGACGTCGAACCACCCCTCCCCGTGCGCCGCGTCGACTTCCCGTACCGCCTCGCGGGGCGGCGGATGCCAGACCGGGCACCGGTCGCCGTCGGGCACCTGCGGACCGAGGCCGCCGCATGGGCGGAGGAGCTTGATGTGGCCGGCGACCGGCTGCTCCTGGGCGGACGGTCGTATGGCGGACGGATGTGCTCCATGGCCGTGGCCGAGGGGCTGCCCGCGGCCGGCCTGGTGCTGCTCAGCTACCCGCTGCACCCACCGGGCCGGCCGGAGAAGCTGCGCGTGGAGCACTTCGGGCAGATCACGGTGCCCACGCTGTTCGTGTCCGGTGACAAGGACCCGTTCGGGACTCCCGGCGAGCTCGCCGAGCACGTCGCGGCGATCCCCGGGCCCGTCACCACGGTCACGCTGTCCGGCGCGCACGACATGCGCGGCGTCGCCCGGGAGAAAGCAGTGGCCCAGGCCGTCGCGAACTGGATAGCAGTGTTGTGGGCGTGA
- a CDS encoding ATP-dependent Clp protease ATP-binding subunit, with the protein MFERFTDRARRVVVLAQEEARMLNHNYIGTEHILLGLIHEGEGVAAKALESLGISLDGVRTQVTEIIGEGQQAPSGHIPFTPRAKKVLELSLREALQLGHNYIGTEHILLGLIREGEGVAAQVLTKMGADLNKVRQQVIQLLSGYQGKEPVSSGGPQEGQPAGSAVLDQFGRNLTQAAREGKLDPVIGRTQEIERVMQVLSRRTKNNPVLIGEPGVGKTAVVEGLAQDIVKGDVPETLKDKQLYTLDLGALVAGSRYRGDFEERLKKVLKEIRTRGDIILFIDEIHTLVGAGAAEGAIDAASILKPMLARGELQTIGATTLDEYRKYVEKDPALERRFQPIQVSEPSLEHAIEILKGLRDRYEAHHRVSITDSALVSAATLADRYINDRFLPDKAIDLIDEAGARLRIRRMTAPPELKELDENISEARREKESAIDEQDFEKAAGLRDKEKQLTQVRADKEKAWKSGDLDTVAEVDDELIAEVLAMSTGIPVVKLTEEESSRLLHMEDELHKRVIGQEAAIKALSQAIRRTRAGLKDPKRPGGSFIFAGPTGVGKTELAKALAEFLFGDEDALIQLDMSEFSEKHTVSRLFGSPPGYVGYDEGGQLTEKVRRKPFSVVLFDEVEKAHADIFNSLLQVLEDGRLTDSQGRVVDFKNTVIIMTTNLGTRDIAKGLQTGFNSGGDLVTSYDRMKAKVNDELKQHFRPEFLNRVDDTVVFPQLSQDEIIQIVDLEIAKLDRRMRDRDMGIELTTVAKGLLAEKGYDPVLGARPLKRAIQREIEDSLSEKILFGELTAGQLVIVDGVGEGILGEFTFRGVPRDERRRPTPAEPQSVPASAGLAPRDLPSSGQMAAGGA; encoded by the coding sequence ATGTTCGAGAGATTTACGGATCGCGCCCGTCGCGTCGTCGTCCTCGCCCAAGAAGAGGCGCGGATGCTGAACCACAACTACATCGGCACGGAGCACATCCTGCTCGGCCTCATCCACGAGGGTGAGGGCGTGGCAGCGAAGGCGCTCGAGTCGTTGGGGATCTCGCTTGACGGGGTCCGCACCCAGGTCACCGAGATCATCGGTGAGGGGCAGCAGGCGCCGAGCGGGCACATCCCGTTCACGCCGCGCGCCAAGAAGGTCCTTGAGCTGTCGCTCCGCGAGGCGCTGCAGCTCGGCCACAACTACATCGGCACGGAGCACATCCTGCTCGGCCTCATCCGCGAGGGCGAGGGTGTCGCAGCCCAGGTGCTCACCAAGATGGGCGCCGACCTGAACAAGGTGCGCCAGCAGGTCATCCAGCTCCTGAGCGGCTACCAGGGCAAGGAGCCCGTCTCCTCGGGCGGCCCCCAGGAGGGCCAGCCCGCAGGCTCGGCCGTGCTCGACCAGTTCGGTCGCAACCTCACCCAGGCTGCGCGCGAGGGCAAGCTCGACCCGGTCATCGGTCGTACGCAGGAGATCGAGCGGGTCATGCAGGTCCTGTCTCGCCGCACCAAGAACAACCCGGTGCTGATCGGCGAGCCCGGCGTCGGCAAGACCGCCGTCGTCGAGGGCCTGGCACAGGACATCGTCAAGGGCGACGTCCCCGAGACGCTCAAGGACAAGCAGCTCTACACGCTTGACCTGGGTGCCCTGGTGGCCGGCTCGCGCTACCGCGGTGACTTCGAGGAGCGCCTGAAGAAGGTGCTCAAGGAGATCCGCACCCGCGGCGACATCATCCTGTTCATCGACGAGATCCACACCCTGGTGGGTGCGGGTGCCGCCGAGGGCGCGATCGACGCCGCCTCCATCCTGAAGCCCATGCTGGCTCGCGGTGAGCTGCAGACCATCGGCGCCACCACGCTCGACGAGTACCGCAAGTACGTCGAGAAGGACCCGGCCCTGGAGCGTCGCTTCCAGCCGATCCAGGTGTCCGAGCCGTCGCTCGAGCACGCCATCGAGATCCTCAAGGGCCTGCGCGACCGCTACGAGGCGCACCACCGCGTGTCCATCACGGACTCCGCGCTGGTCTCCGCGGCCACGCTCGCCGACCGGTACATCAACGACCGGTTCCTGCCGGACAAGGCGATCGACCTGATCGACGAGGCCGGCGCACGCCTGCGGATCCGTCGTATGACGGCGCCGCCGGAGCTCAAGGAGCTCGACGAGAACATCTCCGAGGCGCGCCGTGAGAAGGAGTCGGCGATCGACGAGCAGGACTTCGAGAAGGCCGCCGGGCTGCGGGACAAGGAGAAGCAGCTCACGCAGGTCCGCGCGGACAAGGAGAAGGCCTGGAAGTCGGGCGACCTCGACACGGTCGCAGAGGTCGACGACGAGCTGATCGCCGAGGTGCTGGCGATGTCCACGGGCATCCCGGTCGTCAAGCTCACCGAGGAGGAGTCCAGCCGGCTGCTCCACATGGAGGACGAGCTGCACAAGCGGGTCATCGGCCAGGAGGCCGCGATCAAGGCGCTGTCGCAGGCCATCCGCCGTACGCGTGCCGGCCTCAAGGACCCGAAGCGTCCCGGTGGCTCGTTCATCTTCGCCGGCCCCACGGGCGTCGGTAAGACCGAGCTCGCCAAGGCGCTCGCCGAGTTCCTGTTCGGCGACGAGGACGCGCTCATCCAGCTCGACATGTCCGAGTTCTCGGAGAAGCACACGGTCTCGCGACTGTTCGGCTCCCCGCCCGGATACGTCGGCTACGACGAGGGTGGCCAGCTCACCGAGAAGGTGCGCCGCAAGCCGTTCTCCGTGGTCCTGTTCGACGAGGTGGAGAAGGCGCACGCCGACATCTTCAACTCGCTGCTGCAGGTGCTCGAGGACGGTCGCCTCACCGACTCGCAGGGTCGAGTGGTCGACTTCAAGAACACCGTGATCATCATGACCACGAACCTCGGCACGCGGGACATCGCCAAGGGTCTGCAGACCGGCTTCAACTCCGGTGGCGACCTGGTGACCTCCTACGACCGCATGAAGGCGAAGGTCAACGACGAGCTCAAGCAGCACTTCCGGCCTGAGTTCCTCAACCGTGTCGACGACACCGTCGTGTTCCCGCAGCTCTCGCAGGACGAGATCATCCAGATCGTCGACCTCGAGATCGCGAAGCTGGACCGCCGCATGCGCGACCGGGACATGGGCATCGAGCTCACGACCGTCGCCAAGGGGCTGCTGGCCGAGAAGGGTTACGACCCGGTGCTGGGTGCTCGTCCGCTCAAGCGGGCGATCCAGCGGGAGATCGAGGACTCGCTGTCCGAGAAGATCCTGTTCGGCGAGCTCACGGCTGGTCAGCTGGTGATCGTGGACGGCGTCGGCGAGGGCATCCTCGGCGAGTTCACGTTCCGCGGTGTGCCGCGCGACGAGCGTCGTCGTCCGACACCGGCGGAGCCTCAGTCGGTGCCTGCCAGCGCCGGCCTGGCGCCGCGGGACCTGCCGTCGTCGGGCCAGATGGCTGCCGGCGGGGCATAA
- a CDS encoding TRAP transporter substrate-binding protein, producing MQFKTLAAAGAVTLMALSLTACGGSGTGNGGGSAGTTLTIAFNQNAEHPQAQAMTQAGAALEEATGGAYGLEVFPDELLGAQDETLEQVRSGTIDMAVVAGSVLEGINPDISVINLPYLYSSAEQQVSVLNDDAIVGELFDTLNADNLEVLAVYHAGARSLYTTDGPVTTPEDLAGQRIRVIESDTNITMMQLMGGVGAPMDMGEVYTAIQSGVLDGAENNELVYSNMAHAEVAPYFSETRHLMLPDLLVINTGVLDAMDDESEAALREAVAASVDTEVELFATAVEEARTAAEEAGATFSEPDVEAFRAAVLPLHDEVVTSDSARAVYDAITAAAE from the coding sequence ATGCAGTTCAAGACCTTGGCGGCCGCGGGCGCCGTCACCCTGATGGCGCTGTCGCTGACGGCGTGCGGGGGATCCGGCACCGGCAACGGTGGTGGGTCGGCCGGTACCACCCTGACGATCGCGTTCAACCAGAACGCGGAACACCCCCAGGCCCAGGCGATGACCCAGGCCGGGGCGGCGCTCGAGGAGGCGACCGGCGGCGCGTACGGCCTGGAGGTCTTCCCCGACGAGCTGCTGGGCGCGCAGGACGAGACGCTGGAGCAGGTGCGCTCCGGGACCATCGACATGGCCGTCGTAGCGGGCTCGGTGCTTGAGGGGATCAACCCCGACATCTCGGTGATCAACCTGCCCTACCTGTACTCGTCGGCCGAGCAGCAGGTGTCCGTGCTGAACGACGACGCGATCGTGGGCGAGCTCTTCGACACGCTGAACGCCGACAACCTCGAGGTGCTCGCGGTCTACCACGCCGGTGCCCGCAGCCTGTACACGACCGACGGCCCGGTGACGACTCCCGAGGACCTGGCCGGTCAGCGGATCCGCGTGATCGAGTCCGACACGAACATCACGATGATGCAGCTCATGGGCGGTGTCGGCGCCCCCATGGACATGGGCGAGGTCTACACCGCCATCCAGTCGGGGGTGCTCGACGGCGCCGAGAACAACGAGCTCGTCTACTCGAACATGGCCCACGCCGAGGTCGCGCCCTACTTCTCCGAGACCCGGCACCTGATGTTGCCGGACCTGCTCGTGATCAACACCGGCGTGCTGGACGCCATGGACGACGAGTCCGAGGCGGCGCTGCGCGAGGCCGTCGCCGCCTCCGTCGACACCGAGGTCGAGCTGTTCGCGACGGCCGTCGAGGAGGCGCGGACCGCGGCGGAGGAAGCCGGTGCGACCTTCTCCGAGCCCGACGTCGAGGCGTTCCGCGCGGCGGTCCTGCCCCTGCACGACGAGGTGGTGACGTCGGACTCGGCCCGTGCCGTCTACGACGCCATCACCGCAGCCGCGGAGTAG
- a CDS encoding TRAP transporter small permease, translating into MTRVKGAVDQALKVVCVTLFALLVVLVTWQVFTRLVLGSPSAWSEAAARYTFIWASLLGIAIATGEKADVVMDFLVRRLPVSMQRVTELLAYLTTLAFVAGVMVWGGVMVVDAAWNQLHASLPFTVGQLYLALPIAGLFMGAYLLFHLVNTLSPAYAGIQEIAPEDEVEL; encoded by the coding sequence GTGACCCGAGTCAAGGGCGCGGTCGACCAGGCGCTCAAGGTCGTGTGCGTCACCCTGTTCGCGCTGCTGGTCGTCCTGGTGACCTGGCAGGTCTTTACCCGCCTCGTGCTGGGCAGCCCGAGCGCGTGGAGCGAGGCCGCTGCACGGTACACGTTCATCTGGGCGAGCCTGCTGGGGATAGCGATCGCCACGGGGGAGAAGGCCGACGTCGTCATGGACTTCCTGGTCCGCAGGCTGCCCGTGTCCATGCAGCGGGTCACCGAGCTGCTCGCCTACCTCACCACGCTCGCGTTCGTGGCCGGCGTGATGGTGTGGGGCGGGGTGATGGTCGTCGATGCGGCCTGGAACCAGCTCCACGCGAGCCTGCCCTTCACGGTCGGCCAGCTGTACCTGGCCCTGCCGATCGCGGGGCTGTTCATGGGGGCCTACCTGTTGTTCCACCTCGTCAACACGCTCTCCCCGGCATACGCCGGGATCCAGGAGATCGCTCCAGAGGACGAGGTGGAGCTGTGA